In one window of Candidatus Eisenbacteria bacterium DNA:
- the aqpZ gene encoding aquaporin Z — protein MRAKLAAEFIGTFWLVLGGCGSAVLAAAFPDVGIGLLGVSLAFGLTVVSGAYAFGPVSGGHFNPAVSAGLWAGGRFSTSELVPYVVAQVLGAVAGAATLALIATGKPGFDLVASGFAANGFGEHSPGKYGFVAGLVTEVVMTFMFLLVILGATHRKAPTGFAGLAIGLVLTLIHLISIPVTNTSVNPARSTSQALFVGGWALQQLWLFWVAPIAGAVLGGVVHRTLLQLEEEPDVGGR, from the coding sequence ATGAGGGCGAAGCTGGCTGCGGAATTCATCGGAACGTTCTGGCTTGTTCTCGGAGGCTGCGGTAGCGCTGTGCTTGCGGCGGCGTTTCCCGACGTGGGCATCGGGTTACTCGGGGTGTCCCTCGCGTTCGGTCTCACGGTGGTGAGCGGTGCGTACGCCTTCGGGCCGGTCTCCGGCGGGCACTTCAACCCGGCGGTTTCGGCGGGCCTGTGGGCGGGAGGCCGCTTCTCGACCAGCGAGCTGGTCCCGTACGTCGTCGCGCAGGTGCTCGGTGCCGTCGCCGGCGCGGCCACGCTCGCGCTCATAGCCACCGGGAAGCCCGGGTTCGATCTGGTGGCATCGGGTTTCGCTGCGAACGGCTTCGGCGAGCACTCGCCTGGCAAGTACGGGTTCGTCGCCGGCTTGGTCACGGAAGTGGTCATGACGTTCATGTTCCTCCTCGTCATCCTCGGGGCGACGCACCGCAAGGCGCCCACGGGCTTCGCGGGCCTCGCCATTGGTCTCGTCCTCACGCTCATCCACCTGATTAGCATTCCGGTCACCAACACCTCGGTGAACCCGGCGCGTAGCACGAGTCAGGCGCTGTTCGTGGGTGGCTGGGCACTCCAGCAGCTGTGGCTGTTCTGGGTGGCGCCCATCGCCGGCGCCGTGCTGGGCGGCGTGGTCCATCGGACGCTCCTTCAGCTGGAGGAAGAGCCGGACGTGGGTGGACGCTGA
- a CDS encoding DUF1003 domain-containing protein, with protein sequence MRSQDVQGTGVNARIGQAVTAAVGTMGAFYFFAFFMAAWMFWQTESQKPFDPYPFAFLLFLGNIVQLLLMPLIMVGQNLQTTHADARADADYDVNRRAEEEIEKLLAGLRAIDLRTLEIVRRLEQSGGL encoded by the coding sequence GTGCGGAGCCAGGACGTCCAGGGCACCGGGGTCAACGCGCGGATCGGCCAAGCGGTCACGGCGGCCGTCGGTACCATGGGCGCCTTCTACTTCTTCGCGTTCTTCATGGCAGCGTGGATGTTCTGGCAGACGGAGTCGCAAAAGCCCTTCGATCCCTATCCCTTCGCCTTCCTGCTCTTCCTCGGCAACATCGTGCAGCTGCTCCTCATGCCCCTCATCATGGTCGGTCAGAACCTCCAGACGACGCACGCCGACGCACGCGCCGATGCAGACTACGACGTCAACCGCCGCGCCGAGGAGGAGATCGAGAAGCTGCTCGCCGGCCTCCGCGCGATCGACCTGCGCACGCTCGAGATCGTGCGCCGGCTCGAGCAGTCGGGCGGGCTTTGA